GCTAGAAAATAATCACATGGAGAGAACTGCTATAAAACAAGCCCGTATCCACTGTTTGATTGACATGAAATATTGATGTGTGTATAAACTTGTATAATTGAGTTAATCAATAAATTATTACTGTAACATTTTTGTACATGAATCTACAACAGTAAGACACATAAAACTTATAGCATGCATGAAATGATGAAAATACTCCATTTGGAATTACAGGTTGATGTTATGAATCCATGCGCAAATGTTAATGAATTTTGGAATATGCATAGTATGATTTTTTTATACAACTCGAAGGGTGTGCATACATACCATGCACACCCGAATATGAAGCGTGTAtattgttggattttttttttgcttggcaaacgaaacattttatatagcttgaaagggtacatcgagaaaagAGCATTTGAGCATAAAGAGCTTGGATACTCCGGAAGAGAAAAGCATCCAACAGACAGTTGGATATCACACCTTAGACTACgttacaattttaatttccGGATACCATCTAGAAAAACCTTAAAATGCTCCACGGTATAGACTTGTAGATTTTGATGTTGAATTTTGCCTTCAtctacattgctaccctagtttTGACTAGATCCCCCACCTCCCACGGTTGTTTTGTAGAGTTGTTAAAAATCTAGTCTTTTCTTGCCAACCAGATGGACTATAGTGTACGTAGCATAGAAGCAAGACTCCCAAATATGTTTCTCCAGGTTGTGGTACCTATTATCAAGCCTTAAACTTTCAGAACTAAGACAAACACTCGAAACTATGACTTTTGTTATCCAAACACTCGAAACTATGACTTTTGTTATCCAAAAGAAAAACCCCCATGTAACAAGGTGATGATTTTTCTTATTTACCAagaattcaataattttttttgatccgcaaattCAATAATTACTTGTATACCTCATATTTCTCAAGGAATTTGGTCCGCATAGCTGGTTCTCTTCTTTTGTCTCATGAGTGTAGTGATAaactatggatttttttttcaatggcaAACAAAATTCCATTAATCATCGAGATTAAAAGATGAAACTAATACAATAGAAATAGAAATGCATAGAGAGCCTCGAAAAGTACAGCAACTCTATCTTCTACTACTGCTACTCACAAAACCCATGTTCTGgccacttgatttttttttttttttccaaaaacaaaacctaaTAACAAAATAAGACATTCTTGACAAGATGCCAACTATGGAGCTTAACCTTGTTGATCATTTTGCCAATTTGGATAGaagaaacatttctatcatAGACGTTTGTTTGACAAGAAAGGATTGCAACACCTAATACACACATATACTATGTTATCAAAAATAACAAGATCGGGCCAATTTCTCAATTCATGGTCTATTCATCATATGTACATAATTAGTAAtattttgtcaacaaaatacaagaaaaaaaaaaaaacaaactaaaggAAAGATGTTATTCGCACGACATGTGCGATTTTCTTGATCATAGTACGTATGTCTCTTTTACATACCGGAAAAAAATCCTAAGAATATCAATGCACAATTTCTTAACAATACAACAAACCTTGACGACGATATGATCACTAACAAAATTCCCTATGCCCAATCATCTGATAATCAATCGTCGATGTAGCCCCTCTCACAAGGAAGAGTGGGCTCGCTTTTGGAGGTACGAAACGGCAATGGGGCATTTAGGTAGAGAATTTGTCGGCCGAAGGTGATGGCAGTGGTTGCAAAAACGTCAAGCTTGCCGGCAGAGAATTTGGTGCTGAAGGCGGTGTTAGAGTTAAGTAACTTGAAGAGCATTTATTCCCGTTTGTATTAGGTGATGGGAAGGCCTCACCAAAATTCAAACTCTTGCCAAAGTTTTCGCCTCCGGTCTGAAACCCTAGGTTTCTTCCTCCACCGCCATTGGAGCCGATGATGGACGTGAGAGCAGTTGCCAAAGCAGATTGGAAGCTCGGGTCCGACGTTATTGCCTTGGTCGCAGCCGCAATGGAGTCCGTTGGTAGGATTTGTCTGGGGGGAGAGGAATTAGGGACAAGATTCTGCATGAAAGAGTGAAACATGTTCTCTTGATTTTGTTTAGAACCAAAGTTGAGTGAATTACCACCAACATGGTTCTTGTTGTACTGCATCTGAGCCCCATAGTTAAGGACCCCATTATTAGTCCAAGAAATGGGTAGGGGGTTGGATTCCAAAGAACTGAAATTGAGATTTGTGGAAGAATATCTTGGGGCTGAAAGGAAATTTGATGGGATTTTGCTAAAATGAGAGGAGGAAGAGGCTGAGGATAAGGAATGGGAAGTGAGATCAAGAGTGATAGTTGGGTGTGAAGGTGCAGATGACATTGAAGAATTTGGTAGGTAGTACTGCCTAGTGTTTGAATTATCAGACAGGTAGAAGTTTAATCCTTGGAGGTCAGCTGATGAAGAAGCGATTGTGCCGGCGGATAAGGCAGCGGGGCCTGTTCCGGAGGTGGATGAGCCAGACAGTAGCATGGAGGCCGCGGCTGAGGTGGTGGATGCCATGGCGGTGGCGGAGATGGGAAGTGGGTGGTTGTGCGTTCCTTCGTAGGTGGTGATCAAGATGCCCATGTCCTCAGCACATCTTTGCACCTGTTAATTAAGAATGAAACCTATTAAACCACAAggatagaaatgaaaaaaatacatatacgAGGAATTAGTTAACTATTCTTTTTTACTTAATATTAATCACAGGGCTTtattcggtttgaattttgaaggagGTTCTTAAGagtaataaatggagagagataaataaagaaaatttattagagaccGCGCTTAGAAGTTTTGATTTCTAAATGCAAGTTTTGTTTGAAAATATATAAGTTGTTGGTAACAAATTAAGTCATCTATACCTGTTTTCTAAGCATGGAAATCCCATGTCTCTAAGAATTGAATAGACTCCTTTTGGTGTTTTGGTTTCTCATATTACTATTGCCATTAACTAATCAATAAGAAGAAAgaacaatcattctacaacgATAAACActgaaacaaatatttacacaaaagTTTATAGTATGTACCTGCTTTCTTACAGGACAGGTTGGTGCAACAGTACAACGATAGTATGCTCGCGGGCATGGATTTCCTTTCGCAATCTTCTGCCCGTACTTCCTCCACTGGCATCCATCGTTCATCTGTATGTATTAAAGTTAATTTAAATACTTTTCATCGAGCTTATGTTGTACGAGAATCTATTAAATGAGCCAATTCTATTTAGTTAAGTACTAATCTAGATCCTTCATTGATCAGATGGTAGAACAACTGGCATTTAGGCTAAATTATTTGAAGAAACAAAATTAttgaagtaaaaataagtaGTACTCCATTAATAACTAATTAATCACACTAACCGTGGGGGTGTCACATCTGACTCTCACAGAAACCCTAGCTTTCTTCGCTGGATTCTGCTCTAAAACCTCGTCATCTTCTCTTCTCATTGTCTTCAAAACCTTGTGCGGCGGCCAGCTCTCGCCGGCTTCTTTATTCCCTTCCAAGTTGTTCTCAGGGCTCGATTTCGATGAATTTTCAGTGCTTGGTCCTGTTTTAGGCATTTCAAAAGAACTGCTGTCGAGTCTGAGGGCCAAACCCTCATTTTCTTGTTGATCGTCCTTGAGtcttttagggttttgatcCTTTCTCGGCTCACTTGAAGTACTTCTCCCGAGACTCAGAGAAACTAGCTCCGGCTCGTCGGTTGCCTGATCTAGCAGATCGGTGCGGGCCATGCCCATGTTTGCTGATTCCTTGGCTTCTTGCTTGAGAATGTTGTCGAATTGCATCTGAAGGGTCTGGTAGTCCTTCATGATCTGGTTTAAATGCATCCTTAGTCTCTGGTTTTCTTGTCTCACTTCACCCATTTCGCGATCGGCCTTGGCGGATTCAAGCTTAATATCCTACATACATAGACATATAGAAGAAAGAGCATTTAGTTCTAATTCACATATACTTCCATGATCAGTTCCTGtaaaccaaaaataataatcgCAAAAACCTAACTCGCATCATATGTATGTGCTAGTCAGTTCAAATAATTTTACTTATATCCGATATGGATATAATTTGCAAAAACTCGCTTCCTTCTGCTCCAAAATCTGGGGATTATTTCTcgtgtttttgaaaaactattctATGAAGACGAGTCTTTAAATCAATAACTTTAATTTGTATAGAAGTTCCTAACCAAACCGGTATCaatattgtattgttttgagGTATACGTAGAGCCAAATTTACCATGACCCAAAGATCTCTATAGATATATAAAAGCTAAGTACTTTTTGAGAGGggaacagaaaaacaaaaacgaaaaacgCAGAAATCATCATCTCATAGCTCATATCCGCGAAAAATTTGATAATCAGATTAATCCTCTAACATGGTTAAAAAATGTTGAATCTTTTGCATCAtaaatgatttttctttttcttttctcttctcttacTCAACCTTTGGTTAAGTTGGATCGATGCTCCTTGCCCTTTCCCCGATGTACGTACCCTACCGAGTTTCATccataaaatttctttttgccaaaaaaaaaaaaaacgaagctCTGGCATCATAAAACTATTTAACTATGGAAATCTTCGAATTAGAAGTCTTGAAAAGAAATAAGGGGAAAGGAAATATTATGCTTCACCTTAAggaaattattttccttgtaACCATCTTCATCGCCGCTTGATTCAACTCTCTTCTCTTCCTTCACTACTTCACCAGATTTTCCCAAAGCACCCTCCAtcccctcttctcttctcttctcttctcttctctctctctctctctctctctctctctctctctctctctctctaacttctCTCTTAGCAATGTAAATGTGGTGATCGATCCCAGTTTGGTCTTGTatataaggagagagagatgctgcagtatttgacttttttttagATCAATCCAAACTCAAAGGCTTCACCCATCAAATGTCAATGCTCCAGTTGCATTCAATTACCGAATGAACTCTTTATAatagtaatatatatttttcagcCTCTCCAGGCgtattaaaaatttcaaatggACTGGAAGAATTCAACTTCAACGTTTAAGTCTTTTAGAGAActtgtcagagagagagagagagagatttggccGCAATAATCGGTCCCCACCGCGTagtcttatttatttatttatttatttttatagtaGGGGTGTTTGGCTAGTTTAGATGTACCTCAACTAATCTCATTCTCAATTCAGTTAAAGGCAGCCTCGGAACTAGGGGATTCACAACAATTTACTTTCTTGCGACTTGATCCTAAGAATCGAACTTTAGTCAATTATGGAAGAATCAAAtccaccaaccaaccggactaatCTGGCCTACCGCGTTGGCTTACAAGTACTCTTATATTGATAATAGTAGTATTTCTTAGGTTACTTaccaaaagtgctacacacaacggttgtgtaaaacacaacataCAACCAATCTCTAACTGTTcgttgttgtaataaatggtcaggattcgcttAAACTCTTCCCcaaaaaaagttaaacttttccttggaagagtttttttaaaatttagactgtccaaatacatctggattTGGACGGTCAAAATTATGCGCACAACCAATACAACGGTTGTGTGCGTAgcatttttttgttacaaaaagGTCACATGGTGAAGGGATAACCGGTCAAACTTGTGCCACCGTCCCTAATTAATCTTATGACCACCGGAATTGATAGTCTTGATTGATGGTAAATTAATAAATACTGGCAGTATTTGTGaactttttccaaatttctctttcaaatttgtagcattttttttaatgtttccgAATTTAGTCTTTGATTTCCCTCACgagcctttttaaaaaaaaattataaaagtttCATAAAAAGTATACCGGTATGAAAATGTCATGCATGACAAAACGTGTCATGCTTAACAGGGTTTGATCATTGccaatgttgttgactttgtaATTTCgtcaaaattaataaatagcCATAATTgtgaacttcttcttcttcaaaaaaagaaaaagaaaagaatagaagccttttttttttaacttctttgAAATTT
This DNA window, taken from Rhododendron vialii isolate Sample 1 chromosome 8a, ASM3025357v1, encodes the following:
- the LOC131336227 gene encoding WRKY transcription factor 72A-like, which gives rise to MEGALGKSGEVVKEEKRVESSGDEDGYKENNFLKDIKLESAKADREMGEVRQENQRLRMHLNQIMKDYQTLQMQFDNILKQEAKESANMGMARTDLLDQATDEPELVSLSLGRSTSSEPRKDQNPKRLKDDQQENEGLALRLDSSSFEMPKTGPSTENSSKSSPENNLEGNKEAGESWPPHKVLKTMRREDDEVLEQNPAKKARVSVRVRCDTPTMNDGCQWRKYGQKIAKGNPCPRAYYRCTVAPTCPVRKQVQRCAEDMGILITTYEGTHNHPLPISATAMASTTSAAASMLLSGSSTSGTGPAALSAGTIASSSADLQGLNFYLSDNSNTRQYYLPNSSMSSAPSHPTITLDLTSHSLSSASSSSHFSKIPSNFLSAPRYSSTNLNFSSLESNPLPISWTNNGVLNYGAQMQYNKNHVGGNSLNFGSKQNQENMFHSFMQNLVPNSSPPRQILPTDSIAAATKAITSDPSFQSALATALTSIIGSNGGGGRNLGFQTGGENFGKSLNFGEAFPSPNTNGNKCSSSYLTLTPPSAPNSLPASLTFLQPLPSPSADKFST